In the genome of Candidatus Methylomirabilota bacterium, one region contains:
- a CDS encoding ABC transporter ATP-binding protein yields MRPEIRLDAVHFSYSSGFGLERIDLTVGPGERVAILGPNGSGKTTLLKLMLGLLHPGEGEVSFEGEDLGRMSRTALARAIAMVPQELLLPYTLTVREVVLLGRTPYLHRYRGPACEDLEAVRAAMTATHLLSFADRPYNDLSGGERQRAVLAMALAQQPRLLLLDEPTRSLDLNHQIRILSLIKDLNVMRNLTVVSSMHDLNLSSLYFDRLVLLSSGRIVADGPPDEVIQADTIQKVFGVSVLVHRHPRRGIPWVTLLPDTLDPFSTREDASAQAINP; encoded by the coding sequence ATGAGACCAGAGATCCGTCTTGATGCCGTTCATTTCAGTTATTCGAGCGGCTTCGGACTTGAAAGGATCGATCTGACCGTCGGACCGGGCGAACGAGTGGCAATCCTGGGTCCGAATGGCTCGGGCAAGACGACGCTTCTGAAGTTGATGCTGGGTCTGTTACATCCGGGGGAGGGAGAGGTCTCTTTCGAGGGCGAGGACCTGGGTAGGATGAGCCGGACAGCACTGGCGCGGGCGATCGCCATGGTTCCCCAGGAGTTGCTGCTGCCGTATACCCTCACGGTGAGGGAGGTGGTGCTGCTGGGACGCACACCGTATCTGCATCGCTACCGCGGCCCTGCGTGCGAGGACCTGGAGGCGGTGCGGGCCGCAATGACCGCCACCCATCTCCTGTCGTTTGCAGACCGTCCGTACAACGATCTTTCGGGAGGGGAACGCCAGCGGGCCGTCCTGGCGATGGCGCTGGCACAACAGCCGCGTCTGTTGCTGCTCGACGAACCGACCCGCTCCCTCGATCTCAATCACCAGATCCGGATCCTCTCGCTGATCAAGGATCTCAACGTGATGCGCAATCTGACGGTTGTCTCATCTATGCACGATCTGAACCTGTCTTCGCTCTATTTTGACCGTCTGGTCCTTCTGTCATCGGGTCGCATCGTTGCGGATGGCCCCCCGGACGAGGTTATTCAGGCGGATACGATACAGAAGGTCTTTGGCGTGTCCGTGCTTGTACACCGACATCCCAGACGCGGTATTCCCTGGGTGACCCTCTTGCCAGACACTCTCGATCCGTTCTCTACCCGCGAAGACGCCTCGGCACAGGCGATCAATCCTTGA
- a CDS encoding iron ABC transporter permease, with the protein MKGGWGNFVPGIYVALSALLLLALLIGVMQGAVALSPTTILKILLRSTGVPVGPVTWPGADETILLELRLPRVLGGALVGAALATAGVLFQGLLRNPLADPYIIGTSAGAGFAATMAILVLPPASILGFGSVALSAFVGGLLAVLLVYRLARVNGHSSPVTLLLAGVIVNAVLGYLGSLSILLFEGSEFRLRQVFTWLMGGIAVNDSRQLLVVGPIIVAGIIVAYGCAVSLNALTVGEEGAQVLGVNLDREAGRIIALGALLTGAAVSVSGLIGFLGLAVPHILRILVGSDHRRLLPTSALAGAALLVLADTAARSIAAPAELPVGIFTALLGGPLFLFLLRQNGRESGWR; encoded by the coding sequence ATAAAGGGGGGGTGGGGGAATTTCGTACCCGGCATCTATGTTGCCTTGTCAGCCTTACTCCTTTTGGCGCTGCTCATCGGTGTCATGCAGGGTGCGGTCGCATTATCGCCCACAACCATCCTTAAAATTCTTCTTCGGTCGACCGGTGTTCCGGTCGGCCCAGTGACTTGGCCGGGCGCGGACGAGACGATCCTGCTTGAACTCAGACTGCCCAGAGTCCTGGGTGGGGCATTGGTGGGCGCGGCCCTGGCGACTGCCGGCGTCCTGTTCCAGGGATTACTTCGCAACCCGCTCGCTGATCCGTATATCATTGGCACATCTGCCGGCGCAGGCTTCGCGGCAACAATGGCCATACTTGTCCTGCCACCGGCCTCCATCCTTGGCTTTGGATCGGTGGCGCTCTCAGCCTTTGTGGGTGGCCTGCTGGCGGTGCTGCTGGTCTACCGGCTTGCGCGGGTAAATGGGCACAGCTCGCCGGTGACGCTGTTGCTCGCCGGTGTCATTGTCAACGCTGTCCTGGGCTATCTGGGCTCGTTGAGCATTCTGCTCTTCGAGGGAAGCGAGTTCAGGCTCCGTCAAGTCTTTACCTGGCTCATGGGTGGGATCGCAGTGAACGATTCGCGACAACTGTTAGTTGTGGGGCCAATCATTGTTGCGGGGATTATCGTCGCGTATGGGTGTGCGGTGTCGCTCAATGCTCTGACGGTGGGAGAGGAGGGGGCGCAAGTCCTGGGAGTAAATCTGGATCGGGAGGCCGGAAGGATCATCGCGCTCGGCGCGCTACTGACGGGCGCTGCGGTCAGCGTCAGCGGTCTGATCGGATTCCTGGGGCTCGCCGTTCCGCACATCTTGCGTATCCTGGTCGGGTCCGATCACCGACGACTCTTGCCGACCTCGGCCTTGGCCGGCGCCGCCCTTCTGGTATTGGCGGATACGGCAGCACGCTCCATTGCAGCTCCGGCAGAGCTTCCCGTAGGGATCTTCACGGCCCTGCTCGGCGGTCCACTTTTTCTCTTCCTGCTACGGCAGAACGGAAGGGAGTCGGGGTGGCGATGA
- a CDS encoding ABC transporter substrate-binding protein — protein sequence MTRQAILLFWIVLLLWGPADAASLTVVDDAGRSVTLDGPPKRIMALTPSNTEILFALGAEGRIVAVDQWSDFPPAAKEKARIAPLNPNLEQVVRFNPDLILSTHGGAEPLLPLERYGIRVMILAPRTLDDLYRNILLIGRIVDAEARAEGLVRAMRQRVAAVAAKVRAAPRPKVFIELDGSDPGRPFTAGSGSFIDVLIGLAGGANVAIHSRMAWPQFSLEELIRADPDLIILADPLAPLNPQTLELAARRPGWSRLRAVRLGAMAAIDSSVISRPGPRIVEGLELLARLFHPDRF from the coding sequence GTGACGCGTCAGGCGATCCTGCTGTTCTGGATCGTGCTGTTGTTGTGGGGCCCTGCCGATGCAGCCTCCCTTACTGTTGTCGACGACGCGGGGCGGTCCGTAACATTGGACGGACCGCCCAAGCGGATCATGGCGCTCACGCCGAGCAATACCGAGATCCTGTTCGCGCTGGGCGCGGAGGGACGCATCGTGGCTGTCGACCAATGGAGCGACTTTCCGCCGGCTGCAAAAGAGAAGGCCAGAATCGCCCCCCTCAACCCCAACCTGGAGCAGGTCGTGCGTTTCAATCCCGACCTGATTCTCTCGACTCATGGAGGCGCGGAACCGCTGCTGCCTCTCGAGCGGTACGGGATCAGGGTGATGATCTTAGCGCCGCGGACGCTCGACGACCTCTATCGAAACATCCTGTTGATCGGGCGGATTGTGGACGCCGAGGCGCGAGCCGAGGGCCTGGTCCGCGCCATGCGGCAGCGGGTAGCGGCGGTCGCGGCGAAGGTGCGGGCCGCCCCCAGGCCCAAGGTCTTTATCGAACTTGATGGCAGCGACCCGGGCCGCCCCTTCACGGCCGGTTCTGGTTCATTCATCGATGTCCTTATTGGGCTTGCGGGCGGGGCAAATGTCGCCATACATTCGCGAATGGCTTGGCCTCAGTTCAGCCTGGAGGAGCTGATCAGGGCTGACCCCGACCTGATCATCCTGGCCGATCCCCTTGCTCCCCTGAACCCTCAAACGCTGGAACTGGCGGCTCGACGCCCCGGGTGGAGTCGCTTGCGGGCGGTGCGTCTGGGGGCGATGGCTGCGATCGATTCAAGTGTGATCAGTCGGCCCGGGCCAAGGATTGTCGAGGGCCTCGAACTGTTAGCCAGACTGTTTCATCCGGACCGTTTTTGA
- a CDS encoding TonB-dependent receptor — protein sequence MMKRWSGVVKGWLWVTILWCCEPGSASGQMLGLAPEDAVELGPVVVTATKTEVPVKQVAASVTVITKEEIEARQVTQVSDLLRDVPGLSTTQQSSRGSIVSVFPRGGNSNFNLVLIDGVKVNDAGGFYDFGDLNTDNIERIEIVRGPQSALYGSDAMGSVIQIFTKRGKGTPRVEASFAGGNLKTFEEKLNLSGGAGQFDYSLGVGRNDTNGNLPINNHFGETTVSSRVGVTLEKTLDLSLAIRYTDNHLNFPTGAGGDRFGGVTFPLDPNQSSDQQRLVVSGKASHALTPWWQQTLQLGWYRRNFAYDDPFTSGINFSAFHSKDEERRLSMDYFWNLTTPTVLDLSGLFTTGFALEREEFDQRAAATETDFPFASANEARRNNKAGYLQGQFDWKKVLFLTAGFRVDGNSTFGTEVTPRVSAAWIVPYLETKLRGGYGEGIKEPSFIENFGDGSQFVVGNPNLRPERSKSWEIGLDQPLLQRLADVSVTYFHNRFEDLIAFISRPTPGCPASFCNVQKARAEGVELAATIRPGYGLTIGGAYTFLDTTVLDDGGIGSVALQKGQPLLRRPRHAGTLSIDHVWHGLHTSLTTTFVGDRPDIFTDPATFETRRVTAQGYTTVDLAGSYLLLKDTVHLRELTLFGKIQNLFDRDYQQVAGFSAPGITWLFGLKGSL from the coding sequence ATGATGAAACGCTGGAGCGGTGTAGTCAAGGGATGGTTGTGGGTGACGATTCTGTGGTGCTGTGAACCGGGGAGTGCGTCAGGACAGATGCTCGGGTTAGCTCCTGAAGACGCGGTAGAGCTGGGGCCGGTGGTCGTGACGGCGACCAAAACCGAGGTTCCCGTAAAACAGGTTGCGGCATCGGTTACCGTGATCACGAAAGAGGAGATCGAGGCGCGTCAGGTCACCCAGGTGTCAGACCTGCTCCGGGATGTCCCAGGCTTGAGTACTACGCAGCAGAGTAGTCGCGGCAGCATCGTGAGTGTGTTCCCAAGAGGCGGGAACTCCAATTTTAATCTGGTGCTGATTGACGGAGTAAAGGTCAACGACGCCGGCGGCTTCTACGACTTCGGCGATCTCAATACCGACAATATCGAGCGAATCGAGATCGTTCGCGGGCCGCAGAGCGCGCTGTACGGTTCGGATGCCATGGGGTCGGTGATCCAGATCTTTACGAAGCGGGGCAAGGGGACGCCGCGTGTCGAGGCCTCGTTCGCGGGCGGGAACCTGAAAACGTTTGAAGAGAAGTTGAATCTTAGCGGAGGGGCCGGACAATTTGATTACTCGCTGGGTGTTGGTCGAAACGATACCAACGGGAACCTCCCCATCAACAACCACTTTGGCGAGACGACTGTGAGCAGTCGCGTGGGCGTGACCCTTGAGAAAACGCTGGACCTGAGTCTAGCTATCCGTTACACCGATAACCACCTCAATTTTCCCACCGGGGCCGGTGGCGATCGGTTCGGTGGGGTCACGTTCCCGCTCGATCCGAACCAATCAAGCGATCAGCAACGGCTGGTCGTCAGCGGTAAGGCCAGTCACGCACTGACACCCTGGTGGCAGCAGACGCTTCAGCTCGGTTGGTACCGGCGAAATTTTGCCTATGATGATCCCTTCACTTCCGGCATCAATTTCTCCGCCTTTCACAGTAAGGATGAAGAGCGCCGCCTGTCGATGGATTATTTCTGGAATCTAACTACCCCCACTGTTCTTGATCTCTCAGGTCTATTTACTACCGGCTTCGCCTTAGAGCGGGAGGAGTTCGATCAGCGGGCCGCCGCCACCGAGACCGATTTTCCTTTTGCAAGCGCGAATGAGGCCAGACGGAATAATAAGGCCGGCTACCTCCAGGGTCAGTTCGACTGGAAGAAAGTGCTGTTCCTGACGGCGGGATTCCGGGTGGATGGCAACAGTACCTTCGGAACTGAGGTCACACCGAGGGTCTCGGCGGCGTGGATCGTTCCTTACTTGGAAACCAAGCTGAGGGGTGGTTACGGGGAAGGAATCAAGGAGCCGAGCTTCATTGAAAACTTTGGCGACGGGAGTCAGTTTGTCGTCGGCAATCCCAACCTGAGACCGGAGCGCTCCAAGAGCTGGGAGATCGGGCTGGATCAGCCACTGCTTCAGCGTCTGGCCGATGTTTCAGTCACATACTTTCACAACCGTTTTGAAGACTTGATCGCCTTCATTTCCCGTCCTACTCCTGGCTGTCCGGCCAGCTTCTGCAATGTCCAGAAAGCGAGGGCGGAGGGGGTCGAGCTGGCCGCGACAATCCGCCCAGGGTATGGCCTGACGATCGGTGGCGCCTACACCTTTCTGGATACCACGGTACTTGATGATGGCGGCATCGGGTCAGTTGCGCTGCAAAAGGGCCAGCCCCTGCTCCGCCGACCCCGACACGCTGGGACGCTCTCCATCGACCATGTGTGGCATGGCCTGCACACGAGTCTGACGACAACGTTTGTCGGCGATCGACCGGATATCTTCACCGATCCGGCCACCTTCGAAACCAGACGGGTGACCGCGCAGGGCTACACGACCGTGGACTTGGCGGGCTCGTACCTCCTGTTGAAGGATACCGTCCATCTGCGGGAGCTTACACTGTTCGGAAAGATCCAGAACCTCTTCGATAGGGATTACCAACAAGTCGCCGGCTTTTCGGCTCCGGGTATTACCTGGCTGTTCGGCCTGAAGGGCAGCCTGTGA
- a CDS encoding cobalamin-binding protein, translating into MRICSLLPSATEIVYALGLGDQLYGVSHECNFPREAKSKPIVIRSVFDSSMLSSAEIDCAVKAQLRRGEGVYTIDLDRLRQAKPDLILTQELCDVCAVPYREVKRAVEQLDSAPRLLSLSPLHLGDVLNDIRRVGEATGRARQAESLITCLQSRIDLVVRAVAGSTERPKTFCVEWVEPIYAAGHWVPEMVQMAGGIDRLGRRGKPSIPMKWERVVRYAPEVVILMGCGFDLERNIRELSLLTRLPGWRELPAVGRDRVYAVNARAYFSRSGPRLVDGLELLAKILHPELFPGAIPEEAARQLQ; encoded by the coding sequence ATGCGGATCTGCTCATTACTGCCAAGTGCGACCGAGATTGTCTATGCCCTGGGCCTTGGCGACCAGCTTTATGGGGTCAGCCACGAATGCAATTTTCCTCGCGAGGCCAAGTCCAAGCCGATTGTCATTCGGTCAGTCTTTGATTCATCTATGCTGAGCAGCGCGGAAATCGATTGCGCTGTCAAGGCGCAACTTCGCCGCGGCGAAGGGGTCTACACCATCGACCTCGATCGGCTGCGGCAGGCCAAACCGGACCTGATCCTGACTCAGGAGCTGTGTGACGTTTGCGCTGTGCCGTATCGAGAGGTTAAACGGGCGGTGGAGCAACTCGACAGCGCGCCACGTTTGCTTTCCCTTTCTCCGCTTCACTTGGGCGACGTCCTGAACGATATCCGCCGTGTAGGGGAGGCAACCGGCAGAGCGAGGCAGGCTGAATCCTTGATTACGTGCCTTCAGTCGCGGATCGATCTAGTGGTTCGTGCGGTCGCCGGTTCGACTGAGCGGCCGAAGACCTTTTGCGTGGAGTGGGTTGAACCCATCTATGCCGCGGGTCACTGGGTTCCAGAGATGGTACAGATGGCGGGAGGGATTGACAGGCTAGGCAGGCGAGGGAAGCCGTCAATCCCGATGAAGTGGGAGCGGGTGGTTCGGTACGCGCCGGAAGTTGTCATCCTGATGGGCTGCGGCTTCGATCTGGAACGGAACATCCGAGAGTTGTCGCTTCTCACGAGGTTGCCGGGCTGGCGCGAGTTGCCCGCTGTGGGGCGCGACCGCGTCTACGCGGTCAATGCACGCGCTTATTTCAGTCGCTCCGGCCCCCGCCTCGTGGATGGCCTCGAACTGTTGGCGAAGATCCTGCACCCCGAGCTGTTCCCTGGCGCGATTCCTGAGGAGGCGGCGCGCCAGCTTCAGTGA
- a CDS encoding Ppx/GppA family phosphatase: protein MAIYAAIDIGTNTLRLLIAEAVGFDHFTILHQEQTVARLGEGLMPSRLLQDAPMQRSLATLGRFAETARRFNPVCVAAVATSAVREANNREEFVAVVRRESGLTVRVIDGNEEARLTLLGVRHGLCLGSRRVLVMDIGGGSTEFILANGEAIETMVSTGLGVVKLTEAHLKSDPPTPGELEAIEQVVADRVRRLRVELPGLDGAALIGTAGTPTTLAAIDLGLTVYSPARVNGHRLSMIRTGQLLHTLAARPLAERCEIPPLEPGRADVIIAGTALLVTVMGALGYDEFTVSDSGLREGIILDLLRRHTL, encoded by the coding sequence ATGGCGATTTACGCGGCCATTGATATAGGTACGAACACCCTTCGCTTGCTTATAGCCGAAGCGGTGGGTTTCGATCATTTCACCATCCTTCATCAAGAGCAGACGGTCGCTCGTCTCGGTGAAGGGTTGATGCCAAGCCGGCTGCTCCAGGATGCGCCAATGCAGCGCAGTCTGGCGACTCTAGGGAGATTCGCCGAGACGGCTCGCCGTTTCAACCCTGTGTGCGTAGCGGCAGTTGCCACCAGTGCAGTACGGGAGGCGAACAACCGCGAGGAGTTTGTCGCGGTAGTACGCCGGGAGAGCGGGCTCACCGTCCGGGTGATCGACGGCAACGAGGAGGCGCGGCTCACCCTCCTCGGCGTTCGACACGGGCTCTGCCTCGGATCGAGACGGGTCCTGGTCATGGACATCGGCGGGGGGAGTACCGAGTTCATCTTGGCCAATGGGGAGGCGATTGAGACGATGGTGAGCACCGGCCTGGGCGTCGTCAAGCTGACCGAGGCGCATCTGAAAAGCGATCCGCCGACCCCCGGTGAGCTGGAGGCTATTGAACAAGTCGTTGCGGACCGGGTTCGGCGACTTCGCGTCGAACTGCCCGGTCTTGATGGTGCGGCGCTTATCGGAACTGCCGGGACCCCGACCACCCTTGCCGCGATCGATCTGGGACTCACCGTCTATAGCCCTGCTCGAGTAAACGGCCATCGGCTGTCGATGATTCGGACGGGGCAACTGCTTCACACATTGGCAGCGAGACCGCTGGCCGAACGGTGCGAGATCCCGCCCTTGGAGCCTGGACGGGCCGACGTGATTATCGCTGGCACCGCCCTTCTCGTGACGGTCATGGGCGCGCTTGGCTACGACGAGTTCACGGTCAGCGATAGCGGCCTGCGGGAAGGGATCATCCTCGACCTCCTCAGGCGGCACACCCTGTGA
- a CDS encoding NFACT family protein, whose protein sequence is MLKLTERYSTVGRLTDTVNTHFGVFSENTVHHQLLRFITLQALEFCVLRTPGVPEASLPGSRLSFTRIAALGIVCVMDAFCLAAIIRELQAVLPGVTISRAQQLDQWSLLLIFHRGRGPDGLLLSVKPGAPRIELCSPPRKPAVHSSRFGDLVASRTQGALIEEVEQVGLDRIMAIHLRGGSLSDSTVVATGAAAMTLYAELLGPASNAILVDRTTGMIIDRLRAASGRTRGETPGPVCVHRTGRPGEPYQPPFDGSRVDPRGVGEDEFQTLVRTRLAEGMDAARILSTGFAGFGSLMAKELVARSGLLTFTSPDEQARALWKPFRDLMDRVATAAFEPRLLMGSDAELVGIAATPLITIPADRQVPFSTMAEAARAFCVGREKVTQQAGLRTELLHRVQSEISAAERLSAKLEQEATIYRDGELHARKGRLLLANLAGIRRGQQIVELTDYADSAQRALQIELDPACSIEENAQRYFALHRKAKRGAQIVGERLTETTKRLRTLRTLMKQAETAKDVDALQQIDAAVARVARRRPTQGPAAPRVRQSDGPEPRIFRSSDGLAILVGKSGAGNDHLTWRLARSHDMWLHAQGIHGSHVVIRLQKGKQAPPRTLCEAAQLAAYYSRARGEVKVPVDYVLRKYLRKPKAAAPGAVLLTQEKTITVQPEAGLVRRLHAAEDALRDED, encoded by the coding sequence GTGCTGAAGTTAACGGAACGGTATAGTACCGTAGGTCGGTTAACCGATACGGTCAATACGCATTTCGGCGTATTTTCGGAAAATACGGTTCATCACCAATTATTACGCTTTATTACGCTCCAAGCCCTGGAGTTCTGCGTACTTCGAACGCCAGGAGTTCCGGAGGCGAGTCTGCCTGGGTCCAGGCTGAGCTTTACACGAATAGCTGCCTTGGGTATAGTCTGCGTCATGGATGCCTTTTGCCTTGCCGCGATCATTCGGGAACTGCAAGCCGTCCTTCCAGGTGTTACGATCAGCCGCGCTCAGCAACTCGATCAGTGGAGCCTGCTGCTGATCTTTCACAGGGGACGAGGGCCGGACGGACTTTTGCTGTCTGTTAAGCCTGGCGCGCCCAGAATCGAGTTGTGTTCACCGCCACGCAAGCCTGCTGTACACTCGTCGAGGTTTGGAGACCTTGTTGCGTCAAGGACACAAGGGGCGCTGATCGAGGAGGTGGAGCAGGTGGGGCTTGACAGGATCATGGCGATCCATCTGCGTGGCGGCTCTTTATCTGATTCGACGGTGGTCGCCACGGGTGCGGCGGCCATGACCCTGTATGCGGAGCTGCTGGGGCCTGCGAGTAACGCGATCCTCGTGGATCGAACGACCGGAATGATCATTGACCGTCTTCGCGCGGCCTCCGGACGAACGAGGGGTGAGACACCGGGACCTGTCTGCGTGCACCGCACAGGCAGGCCGGGCGAGCCGTATCAGCCCCCCTTCGATGGCAGCCGCGTCGATCCCAGGGGTGTCGGAGAAGACGAGTTTCAGACGCTGGTCCGTACCCGCCTTGCTGAAGGAATGGATGCGGCGCGTATCCTCTCGACCGGCTTCGCTGGGTTCGGTTCATTGATGGCAAAGGAGCTGGTGGCCCGTTCTGGCCTCTTGACCTTTACCTCTCCCGACGAGCAGGCGCGCGCCCTGTGGAAGCCGTTTCGCGATCTCATGGATCGTGTGGCCACCGCCGCTTTCGAACCCAGGCTCCTCATGGGGAGTGATGCGGAACTTGTCGGCATCGCCGCCACCCCGCTCATCACGATTCCTGCCGATCGCCAGGTTCCATTTTCCACCATGGCTGAGGCGGCTCGCGCCTTTTGTGTGGGTCGCGAAAAGGTCACCCAGCAGGCGGGACTCCGAACCGAATTGCTGCATCGCGTGCAAAGCGAGATCAGTGCGGCAGAGCGGCTTTCGGCCAAGCTGGAGCAGGAGGCGACGATCTATCGTGATGGCGAGCTTCATGCCCGCAAAGGGCGGCTCCTGCTTGCCAATCTGGCCGGTATTCGGCGTGGACAGCAGATTGTCGAACTGACCGACTACGCCGACTCGGCGCAGCGGGCGCTGCAAATTGAGCTGGATCCCGCCTGCTCCATTGAGGAGAATGCTCAGCGATACTTCGCCCTGCATCGCAAGGCCAAGCGCGGCGCACAGATTGTCGGTGAGCGTCTTACAGAGACCACGAAGCGGCTTCGTACGCTGCGGACTCTCATGAAGCAGGCAGAGACGGCAAAGGATGTGGACGCACTGCAGCAGATTGATGCCGCTGTGGCTCGTGTGGCGAGGCGCCGTCCGACGCAGGGGCCGGCAGCGCCGCGCGTTCGGCAATCCGATGGCCCAGAACCGCGCATCTTCCGCTCCTCGGACGGTCTGGCGATTCTGGTCGGCAAAAGCGGGGCGGGTAACGATCATCTGACTTGGCGGCTTGCCCGATCACACGATATGTGGCTTCACGCTCAGGGCATCCACGGCTCACATGTCGTCATCCGTTTGCAGAAAGGGAAGCAGGCGCCCCCCCGCACTCTCTGCGAAGCGGCGCAACTCGCCGCCTACTACAGCCGGGCGCGCGGGGAGGTCAAGGTGCCGGTGGACTATGTCCTGCGGAAATATCTGAGGAAGCCGAAGGCTGCTGCACCGGGAGCCGTCTTACTCACGCAGGAGAAGACGATTACCGTTCAGCCTGAGGCCGGCCTGGTTCGCCGACTGCATGCCGCTGAAGATGCCCTCCGTGACGAGGATTAA
- a CDS encoding response regulator transcription factor, whose translation MRRISVLIADDHARFREGIRALLAQAHDIQVVGEAADGPEALRMAEALQPDILLLDTQIPRLGGLGVLPQIHKTSPRTNVLILSECSEGEFASRALQQGAKGYLSKSRNHQDIVKAIRVTRAGEIWAERKVLAKTLEGLLQKTQGMNLSLSEMREALTDREQEIVKWVMQGMTNKEIAAQLGISDNTVKTHLGNIFGKLKVTRRLQLLLSRIVDHTA comes from the coding sequence ATGAGGCGAATCTCAGTCCTGATTGCTGACGATCACGCCCGCTTTCGCGAGGGGATCCGGGCGCTCCTGGCGCAGGCGCATGACATTCAGGTCGTCGGCGAAGCGGCTGATGGTCCCGAAGCCCTTCGCATGGCGGAAGCCCTCCAACCCGATATCCTGCTGCTCGATACCCAAATCCCCAGGCTTGGAGGTCTCGGGGTGCTCCCACAGATCCATAAGACATCCCCCCGGACAAATGTGTTGATCCTATCCGAATGTTCCGAAGGCGAGTTCGCGAGCAGGGCCTTGCAACAGGGCGCCAAAGGGTATCTGTCGAAATCTCGCAACCATCAGGATATCGTCAAGGCGATCCGGGTCACCCGTGCCGGAGAGATCTGGGCGGAGCGTAAGGTCCTGGCTAAAACGCTGGAAGGCTTGCTGCAAAAGACGCAAGGGATGAATCTCTCCCTCTCAGAGATGCGAGAGGCCCTGACGGATCGGGAGCAAGAGATCGTCAAATGGGTGATGCAGGGGATGACCAACAAAGAGATTGCCGCGCAACTGGGGATTAGCGACAATACTGTGAAGACGCATTTAGGCAACATATTCGGTAAATTGAAGGTCACTCGCCGCCTCCAACTGCTCCTCTCTCGGATCGTGGACCACACCGCCTGA
- a CDS encoding response regulator transcription factor yields the protein MPPIRVIVAEDYLEYRELLCEQLRVAPDLDVVGEARDGWEAITAVGRLKPDVLILDLDLQGMSGLDVLHVTRWYSPDTKAIILSVHDEESIVQEVLRQGARGYIVKGDGTDLVKAIRVVHNGEVWVRRRVLTAIIDELRRLVELTFPATAAEHAPAEQVP from the coding sequence ATGCCCCCCATCCGGGTCATTGTCGCAGAAGACTATCTCGAGTATCGGGAGCTGTTGTGCGAACAGCTCCGAGTTGCTCCAGACCTGGACGTCGTCGGGGAGGCGCGGGATGGGTGGGAGGCGATCACGGCAGTGGGGCGGTTGAAGCCCGACGTGCTGATCCTTGACCTGGACCTCCAGGGGATGAGTGGCCTGGATGTCCTGCACGTGACCCGCTGGTACAGCCCGGACACGAAGGCAATCATCCTCTCGGTCCACGACGAGGAGTCGATTGTCCAGGAGGTCCTCAGACAGGGTGCAAGGGGCTACATCGTGAAGGGCGATGGGACCGATCTGGTGAAGGCGATCAGGGTGGTGCATAACGGCGAGGTGTGGGTGAGGCGCCGGGTCCTGACCGCGATCATCGATGAACTGCGTCGCCTCGTCGAGCTGACGTTTCCGGCAACGGCGGCGGAGCACGCACCGGCGGAGCAAGTTCCATAA